One Papaver somniferum cultivar HN1 chromosome 10, ASM357369v1, whole genome shotgun sequence genomic window carries:
- the LOC113318817 gene encoding oligopeptide transporter 3-like, whose product MGSNKNTQHSTNTHTKEPSQPDERYPIEEVALVVPETDDPSLPVMTFRAWFLGITSCTLLIFLNTFFTYRTQPLTISSILMQIGVLPLGKFMASTLPTREYKVFGKGFSLNPGPFNMKEHVIITIFANCGVSYGGGDAYSIGAITIMKGFYKQSLNFLCALLVVLSTQILGYGWAGMLRKYLVDPAEMWWPSNLAQVSLFRALHEKDSKSKSLTRMQFFFIFMTASFVYYALPGYLFPILTFFSWVCWVWPHSITAQQIGSGYHGLGVGAFTLDWAGISAYHGSPLIAPWYSILNIAVGFIMFIYIIVPLCYWKFNTFDARKFPMFSNKLFTSTGHIYDTTKILTPQYDLNIAAYDNYGKLYLSPLFALSIGSGFARIAATMTHVALFHGRDILKRSKSAMKDAKLDIHARLMKNYKDVPQWWFLILLVVSMAFALLTSFVWKKDIQLPWWGMLFAFSLAWIVTLPIGVIEATTNQRLGYDIIAEFMIGYVLPGKPIANLLFKIYGRISTVHALSFLADLKLGHYMKIPPRCMFTAQLVGTLLSGTVNLAVAWWMLENIENLCDVEALHPDSPWTCPKYRVTFDASVIWGLIGPRRLFGAGSMYRNLVWLFLVGAILPVPVWVMSKIFPEKKWIPLINIPVISYGFAGMPPATPTNIASWLVTGTIFNYFVFVYRKRWWQKYNYVLSAALDAGTAFMGVLLFFTLQNTHHNLKWWGTHPDHCPLATCPTEPGISVKGCPVF is encoded by the exons ATGGGGTCCAATAAAAATACTCAACATTCCACAAATACACATACCAAAGAACCTTCACAACCAGATGAAAGATACCCAATAGAAGAAGTAGCTCTAGTTGTACCTGAAACAGATGATCCATCTCTTCCTGTCATGACGTTTAGAGCTTGGTTTTTGGGTATTACTTCATGTACACTACTCATTTTTCTGAACACGTTTTTCACATATCGAACGCAACCACTAACGATATCATCGATCTTAATGCAAATTGGTGTTTTACCACTTGGTAAATTCATGGCTTCTACTTTACCCACAAGAGAGTataaggtttttggtaaagggtTTAGTTTGAATCCCGGACCTTTCAATATGAAAGAACATGTTATTATCACTATATTTGCTAACTGTGGAGTGTcttatggtggtggtgatgcttATTCTATTGGTGCTATTACTATTATGAAAGGGTTTTATAAACAAAGCTTGAACTTTCTGTGTGCTCTCCTTGTTGTCTTGTCTACACAG ATATTGGGGTATGGATGGGCTGGAATGCTCAGAAAATATCTGGTTGATCCAGCTGAAATGTGGTGGCCTTCAAACCTTGCTCAAGTTTCTCTATTCag AGCGCTTCATGAGAAGGATTCGAAATCGAAAAGCCTTACTCGAATGCagttctttttcatcttcatgacAGCAAGTTTTGTCTACTACGCTTTACCGGGTTATCTATTCCCAATCTTGACATTCTTCTCCTGGGTATGTTGGGTTTGGCCTCACAGTATTACAGCTCAACAAATTGGTTCAGGTTATCACGGTCTCGGTGTGGGTGCATTCACACTCGATTGGGCGGGAATCTCAGCATACCATGGAAGTCCATTAATAGCACCCTGGTATTCGATCTTGAACATAGCTGTTGGATTTATCATGTTTATCTACATAATTGTTCCACTTTGTTACTGGAAGTTCAACACATTTGATGCTCGAAAGTTCCCAATGTTTTCGAATAAACTCTTCACTTCAACCGGTCACATTTACGACACTACCAAGATTTTGACCCCTCAGTATGATCTGAATATCGCTGCGTACGACAATTATGGGAAGCTTTACCTGAGTCCTCTATTTGCTCTCTCCATTGGATCCGGGTTTGCTAGGATTGCAGCAACCATGACTCATGTGGCACTTTTTCATGGCAG GGATATCTTGAAACGGAGCAAGTCGGCTATGAAAGATGCCAAACTCGATATCCATGCCAGATTGATGAAGAATTACAAAGATGTTCCTCAGTGGTGGTTCCTCATCTTATTAGTAGTCAGCATGGCATTTGCTTTGTTAACGTCTTTCGTATGGAAAAAAGATATTCAGCTTCCATGGTGGGGGATGCTCTTTGCTTTTTCCTTGGCGTGGATTGTTACTCTCCCTATTGGGGTTATTGAAGCAACTACAAATCAA AGACTTGGATACGATATCATAGCGGAATTCATGATTGGATATGTGCTGCCTGGAAAGCCTATTGCGAATCTCCTTTTCAAGATTTATGGTCGAATAAGCACTGTCCACGCGCTGTCTTTTTTAGCGGACCTGAAACTTGGTCATTACATGAAAATCCCACCAAGATGCATGTTCACAGCTCAG CTTGTTGGAACACTACTTTCCGGAACAGTGAACCTGGCAGTTGCATGGTGGATGCTAGAGAACATCGAGAACCTTTGTGACGTTGAAGCACTTCATCCTGATAGTCCATGGACTTGCCCAAAATACCGTGTAACCTTTGACGCTTCGGTGATTTGGGGTTTGATTGGACCAAGGAGATTATTTGGAGCAGGATCAATGTATAGGAATTTGGTCTGGTTATTTCTAGTAGGAGCTATTCTGCCAGTACCGGTTTGGGTTATGAGCAAAATCTTCCCAGAGAAAAAATGGATTCCATTAATCAACATTCCCGTTATCTCATACGGCTTTGCAGGAATGCCTCCTGCCACTCCAACAAATATAGCTAGTTGGCTTGTCACAGGCACCATATTTAACTACTTTGTCTTTGTTTACCGGAAAAGATGGTGGCAAAAATACAACTACGTTTTATCAGCTGCACTCGATGCAGGGACGGCATTCATGGGTGTCCTCTTGTTCTTCACTCTTCAAAACACGCATCATAATCTGAAATGGTGGGGAACTCACCCGGATCATTGTCCATTAGCAACTTGTCCAACTGAACCAGGTATTTCCGTTAAAGGATGCCCAGTTTTTTAA